A window from Phaenicophaeus curvirostris isolate KB17595 chromosome 13, BPBGC_Pcur_1.0, whole genome shotgun sequence encodes these proteins:
- the POU3F4 gene encoding POU domain, class 3, transcription factor 4: MATAASNPYSLLGSGALAHADGAGMQQGSPFRNPQKLLQSEYLQGVPGNGHPLGHHWVASLSDGGGPWPAALGAGPLEQPDVKPGREDLQLGALLHHRSPHVAHHSPHANHPGAWGASPAHGASLPPAAGQPLNVYSQAGFAVGGMLEHGGITPPPPPPPPPPGAAAAQGLHPGLRGEPGGEHGELGGHHCQDHSDEETPTSDELEQFAKQFKQRRIKLGFTQADVGLALGTLYGNVFSQTTICRFEALQLSFKNMCKLKPLLNKWLEEADSSTGSPTSIDKIAAQGRKRKKRTSIEVSVKGVLETHFLKCPKPAAQEISSLADSLQLEKEVVRVWFCNRRQKEKRMTPPGEQPQHEVYSHGVKTDTGCPPDL; the protein is encoded by the coding sequence ATGGCCACAGCCGCCTCCAACCCCTACAGCCTGCTCGGCTCCGGCGCGCTCGCCCATGCGGACGGCGCGGGCATGCAGCAGGGGAGCCCGTTCCGCAACCCgcagaagctgctgcagagcGAGTACCTGCAGGGCGTCCCGGGCAATGGGCACCCGCTGGGGCACCACTGGGTCGCCAGCCTGAGCGACGGCGGCGGCCCCTGGCCCGCGGCGCTGGGCGCCGGCCCGCTGGAGCAGCCCGACGTGAAGCCGGGCCGGGAGGACCTGCAGCTCGGGGCGCTGCTCCACCACCGCTCGCCCCACGTCGCGCACCACTCGCCACACGCCAACCACCCCGGCGCCTGGGGCGCCAGCCCCGCGCACGGCGCCTCGCTGCCCCCCGCCGCCGGGCAGCCCCTCAACGTGTACTCGCAGGCGGGTTTCGCCGTgggggggatgctggagcaCGGCGGCatcaccccccccccgccgccgccgccgccgccccccggcgccgccgccgctcagGGCTTGCACCCGGGGCTCCGCGGCGAGCCCGGCGGCGAGCACGGCGAGCTGGGCGGCCACCACTGCCAGGACCACTCGGACGAGGAGACGCCGACCTCGGACGAGCTGGAGCAGTTCGCCAAGCAGTTCAAGCAGCGCCGCATCAAGCTGGGCTTCACCCAGGCCGACGTGGGGCTGGCGCTGGGGACCCTGTACGGGAACGTCTTCTCGCAGACCACCATCTGCCGCTTCGAGGCCCTGCAGCTCAGCTTCAAGAACATGTGCAAGCTGAAGCCGCTGCTGAACAAGTGGCTGGAGGAGGCGGACTCCTCCACGGGCAGCCCCACCAGCATCGACAAGATCGCGGCGCAGGGCAGGAAGCGCAAGAAGCGCACCTCCATCGAGGTGAGTGTCAAGGGCGTGCTGGAAACGCACTTTCTCAAGTGCCCCAAGCCGGCCGCGCAGGAGATCTCGTCGCTGGCGGACTcgctgcagctggagaaggaggtggtGCGGGTTTGGTTCTGCAACCGCCGCCAGAAGGAGAAGCGCATGACCCCCCCGGGCGAGCAGCCGCAGCACGAGGTTTATTCCCACGGCGTCAAAACGGACACGGGCTGcccccccgacctctga